A region of Streptomyces halobius DNA encodes the following proteins:
- a CDS encoding ABC-F family ATP-binding cassette domain-containing protein: MITASALELRAGARVLIESASFRIAKGDRIGLVGRNGAGKTTLTKVLAGEGIPAAGSVTRGGQVGYLPQDPRTGDLDVLARDRVLSARGLDTLLRKMRENEDRMANGKGATREKAMKKYERLETEFLTKGGYAAEAEAATIAAALNLPDRVLGQPLHTLSGGQRRRIELARILFSDADTLLLDEPTNHLDADSVIWLRDYLKSYRGGFVVISHDVDLVETVVNKVFHLDANRAQIDIYNMGWKLYQQQREADEKRRKRERANAEKKAAALNSQADKMRAKATKTVAAQNMAKRAEKLLAGLEEVRVADKVAKLRFPDPAPCGKTPLTAEGLSKSYGSLEIFTDVDLAIDKGSRVVILGLNGAGKTTLLRLLAGVEKPDTGEVRAGHGLKLGYYAQEHETLDPDRTVLENMRSAAPDMDLVAIRKTLGSFLFSGDDVDKPAGVLSGGEKTRLALATLVVSSANVLLLDEPTNNLDPASREEILSALHTFTGAVVLVTHDEGAVDALSPERIILLPDGVEDLWGQDYADLVALA, from the coding sequence GTGATCACCGCCTCCGCCCTGGAGCTGCGCGCCGGCGCCCGGGTCCTCATCGAGTCCGCCTCCTTCCGTATCGCCAAGGGCGACCGCATCGGACTGGTCGGCCGCAACGGCGCCGGCAAGACCACCCTGACCAAGGTGCTGGCCGGCGAGGGCATCCCCGCCGCCGGCTCGGTCACCCGCGGCGGCCAGGTCGGCTATCTGCCGCAGGACCCGCGCACCGGCGACCTGGACGTTCTCGCCCGCGACCGCGTCCTCTCCGCCCGCGGCCTGGACACCCTGCTGCGCAAGATGCGGGAGAACGAGGACCGCATGGCGAACGGCAAGGGCGCCACGCGCGAGAAGGCGATGAAGAAGTACGAGCGCCTGGAGACCGAGTTCCTCACCAAGGGCGGTTACGCCGCCGAGGCCGAGGCCGCCACCATCGCCGCCGCGCTCAACCTGCCCGACCGTGTGCTCGGCCAGCCCCTGCACACGCTCTCCGGCGGTCAGCGCCGCCGTATCGAGCTGGCCCGGATCCTCTTCTCGGACGCGGACACACTGCTCCTGGACGAGCCGACCAACCACCTCGACGCCGACTCCGTCATCTGGCTGCGCGACTACCTCAAGTCCTACCGCGGCGGCTTCGTCGTCATCTCCCACGATGTCGACCTGGTCGAGACGGTCGTCAACAAGGTCTTCCACCTCGACGCCAACCGCGCGCAGATCGACATCTACAACATGGGCTGGAAGCTCTACCAGCAGCAGCGCGAGGCCGACGAGAAGCGCCGCAAGCGCGAGCGGGCCAACGCCGAGAAGAAGGCCGCCGCGCTCAACAGCCAGGCCGACAAGATGCGGGCCAAGGCCACCAAGACCGTCGCCGCGCAGAACATGGCCAAGCGCGCCGAGAAGCTGCTCGCCGGCCTGGAGGAGGTGCGGGTCGCCGACAAGGTCGCCAAGCTGCGCTTCCCGGACCCGGCGCCGTGCGGCAAGACCCCGCTGACCGCCGAGGGCCTGTCCAAGTCCTACGGCTCCCTGGAGATCTTCACCGACGTCGACCTGGCCATCGACAAGGGCTCCCGGGTCGTCATCCTCGGCCTCAACGGCGCCGGCAAGACCACCCTGCTGCGGCTGCTCGCGGGCGTCGAGAAGCCGGACACCGGCGAGGTCCGCGCCGGGCACGGCCTCAAGCTCGGCTACTACGCCCAGGAGCACGAGACGCTGGACCCGGACCGCACGGTCCTGGAGAACATGCGCTCGGCCGCCCCGGACATGGACCTGGTCGCCATCCGCAAGACGCTGGGTTCGTTCCTCTTCTCGGGCGATGACGTCGACAAGCCCGCCGGGGTGCTCTCCGGCGGCGAGAAGACCCGCCTCGCCCTGGCGACGCTGGTCGTCTCCTCCGCCAACGTGCTGCTCCTCGACGAGCCGACGAACAACCTCGACCCGGCCAGCCGTGAGGAGATCCTCAGCGCGCTGCACACCTTCACCGGTGCGGTGGTCCTGGTGACGCACGATGAGGGCGCGGTGGACGCGCTGTCACCGGAGCGCATCATCCTGCTGCCCGACGGTGTCGAGGATCTGTGGGGCCAGGACTACGCGGATCTGGTCGCGCTGGCCTGA
- a CDS encoding helix-turn-helix domain-containing protein: MAETLKKGSRVTGAAREKLAADLKKKYDAGASIRSLAEETGRSYGFVHRMLTESGVVLRGRGGATRGKKAASV, from the coding sequence GTGGCCGAGACTCTGAAGAAGGGCAGCCGGGTGACCGGCGCCGCGCGCGAGAAGCTCGCGGCAGACCTGAAGAAGAAGTACGACGCCGGAGCGAGCATCCGGTCGTTGGCCGAGGAAACCGGTCGCTCCTACGGGTTCGTGCACCGGATGCTCACCGAATCCGGTGTGGTCCTGCGCGGTCGCGGCGGAGCCACACGGGGCAAGAAGGCCGCCTCGGTCTGA
- a CDS encoding enoyl-CoA hydratase/isomerase family protein — protein sequence MTLLDKDGVRLTVDDDIATVTLANAAKRNAQSPAMWRALAEAGSLLPGNVRVVVLRGEGKSFSAGLDRQAFTPEGFPGEPSFIDLARGSDGDLDATIAAYQEAFTWWRRNDLVSIAAVQGHAIGAGFQLALACDLRVVAQDVQFAMRETSLGLVPDLTGTHPLVALVGYARALEICATGRFVRADEAERVGLANLVVPVDELDGAVADLAAALIAAPRDAVNETKALLAGAAGRTYEEQRTAERAAQARRLRDLAGVEE from the coding sequence ATGACTCTGCTCGACAAGGACGGTGTGCGGCTCACCGTGGACGACGACATCGCCACGGTGACCCTCGCCAACGCGGCCAAGCGCAACGCGCAGTCGCCGGCCATGTGGCGGGCGTTGGCCGAGGCGGGTTCGCTGCTGCCGGGAAACGTACGGGTTGTCGTGCTGCGCGGTGAGGGCAAGTCCTTCTCCGCGGGCCTCGACCGGCAGGCGTTCACGCCCGAAGGGTTTCCCGGCGAGCCGTCGTTCATCGATCTGGCACGCGGTTCGGACGGTGACCTGGACGCCACCATCGCCGCCTACCAGGAAGCGTTCACCTGGTGGCGGCGGAACGACCTGGTGTCCATCGCCGCCGTGCAGGGGCATGCCATCGGCGCGGGCTTCCAGCTCGCGCTCGCCTGCGATCTGCGGGTCGTCGCGCAGGACGTGCAGTTCGCCATGCGCGAGACCAGCCTGGGACTGGTGCCCGACCTGACCGGTACGCACCCCCTGGTCGCGCTGGTCGGTTATGCCCGTGCGCTGGAGATCTGCGCCACGGGGCGCTTTGTGCGCGCCGACGAGGCCGAGCGGGTGGGCCTGGCCAATCTCGTGGTGCCCGTTGACGAACTCGACGGCGCGGTGGCGGACTTGGCGGCCGCGCTCATCGCCGCACCGCGCGACGCCGTCAACGAGACCAAGGCCCTGCTGGCCGGCGCCGCGGGCCGTACGTACGAGGAACAGCGCACCGCGGAACGCGCCGCGCAGGCGCGCCGGCTGCGTGATCTTGCGGGGGTGGAGGAGTAG
- a CDS encoding Asp23/Gls24 family envelope stress response protein, whose translation MTETQQQSEAKTLGGKRGGGDPASRGRTTIADGVVEKIAGLAARDVVGVYAMGSGFARTLGAVRERVPGGGRTAPATRGVKAEVGEVQTALDLGIVVDYGVSITDVARSVRENVVAAVERMTGLEVVEVNIAVSDVKLPDEEDEEEEKEPRLQ comes from the coding sequence ATGACCGAGACCCAGCAGCAATCAGAAGCGAAGACGCTCGGCGGCAAACGGGGCGGCGGCGACCCCGCGTCCCGGGGGCGCACCACCATCGCCGACGGTGTCGTGGAGAAGATCGCCGGACTCGCGGCCCGTGATGTCGTCGGCGTGTACGCCATGGGCAGCGGCTTCGCCCGCACCCTCGGCGCCGTCCGGGAACGAGTGCCCGGCGGCGGTCGGACCGCCCCGGCGACCCGCGGGGTGAAGGCCGAGGTCGGCGAGGTGCAGACCGCGCTGGACCTGGGGATCGTGGTCGACTACGGCGTCTCCATCACCGATGTCGCCCGGTCCGTCCGGGAGAACGTCGTCGCCGCCGTGGAGCGGATGACCGGGCTGGAGGTCGTCGAGGTCAATATCGCGGTCAGTGACGTCAAGCTGCCTGACGAGGAAGATGAGGAAGAGGAAAAAGAACCGCGGCTTCAGTGA
- a CDS encoding Asp23/Gls24 family envelope stress response protein, producing MPAVRRDAAVPPVPAGERGATRIADRVVAKIAAQAAREALRTAALSAPTDAHATVTVHRRDGQRHFGEARVRVAVELGYPSDIGTQCRAVRRQVAERVWALASMEVPHVAVDVERLHSPLLDTTDRGRVR from the coding sequence GTGCCAGCCGTCCGCCGGGACGCCGCCGTCCCACCCGTACCGGCGGGGGAGCGCGGCGCCACGAGGATCGCTGACCGGGTGGTGGCGAAGATCGCCGCCCAGGCGGCGCGCGAGGCGCTGCGCACGGCGGCCCTCAGCGCGCCCACCGACGCGCATGCGACGGTGACCGTGCACCGGCGGGACGGCCAGCGGCACTTCGGCGAGGCCCGGGTGCGGGTGGCCGTCGAACTGGGCTATCCGTCCGACATCGGTACGCAGTGCCGCGCTGTGCGTCGCCAAGTCGCCGAGCGGGTATGGGCGTTGGCGAGCATGGAGGTGCCCCACGTCGCGGTGGACGTCGAGCGTCTGCACTCACCGCTGCTGGACACCACGGACCGCGGGAGGGTGCGATGA
- a CDS encoding DUF6286 domain-containing protein: MSDDAEPADTRRLPTLDKRPDSTDGWEQSTSSAAHASTGDHDRARRFWSARRVPAALVAGLLLGATGLLLYDVAAVRTGRPAMSWRRWIADQLATRSLDSVWLIAAAAAVLLLGIWLIVLAVTPGLRQVLPMRHTTPGIRAGLDRSAAALVLRDRAMEVAGVQSVRMTVTRRKATARVVSHFRELDEVRVDLDEALADGLHELGLAHRLGLFVDVRRPRKR; this comes from the coding sequence ATGAGTGACGACGCGGAGCCGGCCGACACCCGGCGGCTGCCCACGCTCGACAAACGGCCGGACTCTACGGACGGGTGGGAGCAGTCGACATCGTCGGCGGCCCACGCCAGCACCGGGGACCACGACCGGGCCCGGCGGTTCTGGTCGGCCCGCCGGGTACCGGCCGCCCTCGTCGCCGGGCTGCTGCTCGGCGCCACGGGACTGCTGCTCTACGACGTGGCCGCGGTACGCACCGGCCGCCCCGCGATGTCCTGGCGCCGCTGGATCGCCGACCAACTGGCCACCCGGTCCCTCGACAGCGTGTGGCTGATCGCCGCCGCGGCGGCCGTGCTGCTCCTCGGGATCTGGCTGATCGTGCTGGCCGTCACCCCGGGCCTGCGCCAGGTGCTGCCGATGCGGCACACCACCCCCGGCATCCGGGCGGGACTCGACCGCTCGGCCGCCGCACTGGTGCTGCGCGACCGCGCCATGGAGGTCGCGGGCGTCCAGTCCGTACGGATGACCGTCACCCGCCGCAAGGCCACGGCCCGGGTCGTCTCGCACTTCCGCGAGCTGGACGAGGTCCGCGTCGACCTGGACGAGGCGCTCGCCGACGGTCTGCACGAGCTGGGGCTCGCCCACCGGCTGGGCCTGTTCGTCGATGTCCGGCGCCCGAGGAAGAGGTGA
- the amaP gene encoding alkaline shock response membrane anchor protein AmaP, with the protein MRQVLRTVNRVLLGLTGVVLVGTGGTVLFGGLDLAARWHLGLPEDWPWTRPDDVLLSEENRTRWTDTGWWWPTVIAALAVLVLLLLWWLLAQLRRHRLNEILVDSGDGEGALMRGRALEAVLAAETEALEGVDRAGVQLTGRRTQPRVRAVLTLVPHADPGTVLLRLADESVAHARASAGLDRLPADVRLRAVGHRAERVS; encoded by the coding sequence ATGCGTCAGGTCCTGAGGACCGTCAACCGGGTGCTGCTGGGCCTGACCGGCGTGGTGCTGGTGGGCACCGGAGGGACGGTGCTGTTCGGCGGGTTGGACCTGGCCGCCCGGTGGCACCTCGGTCTGCCCGAGGACTGGCCCTGGACCAGGCCCGACGACGTCCTGCTCAGCGAGGAGAACCGCACCCGCTGGACGGACACCGGCTGGTGGTGGCCCACCGTCATCGCCGCCCTCGCCGTCCTCGTCCTGCTCCTGCTGTGGTGGCTGTTGGCCCAGCTCCGCCGGCACCGGCTGAACGAGATCCTCGTCGACAGCGGTGACGGTGAGGGCGCCCTGATGCGCGGCCGGGCATTGGAAGCCGTCCTGGCGGCCGAGACGGAAGCGCTGGAGGGCGTGGACCGGGCCGGGGTACAACTGACCGGACGCCGGACGCAGCCGAGGGTGCGGGCCGTGCTGACACTCGTACCGCACGCCGACCCGGGCACCGTCCTGCTGCGTCTCGCGGACGAGTCGGTCGCGCACGCCCGTGCTTCGGCGGGGCTCGACCGGCTGCCGGCGGACGTCCGGCTGCGCGCGGTGGGCCACCGGGCGGAGCGGGTCAGCTAG
- a CDS encoding SDR family oxidoreductase — translation MDLGLTDRTYIVTGATRGLGFATARELVAEGANVVVTGRGEESAVTAAASLGERALGVAADNAAPDAAARLVAAARKRFGRFDGVLISVGGPVPGGAVDNTDEEWQAAFESVFLGAVRLARTAAAELDEGGVIGFVLSGSVYEPIAGLTISNGLRPGLAGFAKSLSNELGPRGIRVIGVLPGRIATDRMTQLDALSGDPEGTRARNSASIPLGRYGTPGEFGRAAAFLLSPAASYVTGVMVPVDGGARHGF, via the coding sequence ATGGATCTTGGACTCACCGACCGGACGTACATCGTCACCGGAGCGACCCGCGGCCTCGGGTTCGCCACCGCCCGTGAACTGGTCGCCGAAGGCGCCAATGTCGTGGTCACCGGACGCGGCGAGGAGAGCGCCGTCACGGCGGCCGCCTCGCTGGGCGAGCGCGCCCTCGGGGTCGCCGCCGACAACGCCGCACCGGACGCCGCCGCGCGCCTGGTGGCGGCGGCCCGCAAACGGTTCGGCCGCTTCGACGGCGTCCTGATCAGCGTGGGCGGCCCTGTGCCGGGCGGGGCCGTCGACAACACCGATGAAGAGTGGCAGGCGGCCTTCGAGTCGGTCTTCCTGGGCGCGGTACGGCTGGCCCGCACCGCCGCGGCCGAGCTGGACGAGGGCGGCGTGATCGGCTTTGTGCTGTCCGGCTCCGTGTATGAGCCGATCGCCGGCCTGACCATCTCCAACGGCCTCCGCCCCGGCCTCGCCGGCTTCGCGAAGTCGCTCTCCAACGAGCTGGGCCCGCGCGGCATCCGCGTCATCGGCGTGCTGCCCGGCCGGATCGCCACCGACCGGATGACGCAGCTCGACGCGCTCTCCGGGGACCCGGAAGGCACCCGTGCCCGCAACTCCGCGTCGATTCCGCTGGGCCGGTACGGCACGCCCGGGGAGTTCGGCCGGGCCGCGGCGTTCCTGCTCTCGCCGGCCGCCTCGTACGTCACGGGGGTGATGGTGCCGGTGGACGGCGGCGCCCGGCACGGGTTCTGA
- a CDS encoding glycoside hydrolase family 15 protein yields the protein MHPPLEDYALIGDLQTAALVGRDGSIDWLCLPRFDSAACFAALLGSRDNGHWRLSPRSAEARPRRAYRGDSLVLDTVWETPDGSVKVTDFMPQRERMPDVVRIVEGVRGSVEMHGELRLRFDYGRVVPWVRYDQGSRVAIAGPDSVWLRTPQQCSTYGKDLSTRSDFTVAAGERVAFVLTWHPSHQPRPSRIDPFEALDCTLDDWHAWSARCRYDGPYRDAVIRSLITLKALTYAPTGGIVAAPTTSLPEELGGVRNWDYRYCWLRDASLTLNTLVSAGYLEEAGAWRDWLLRAVAGAPDDLQIMYGLAGERRLPEAEVPWLPGYAASTPVRIGNAAVEQRQLDVYGSVLNCFHIARTAGLPPQPHAWNIQRALVDYLESTWREPDEGLWEVRGPRRHFVHSKVMAWVAADRAIRAVEAYPRLRGHVERWRATRAEIHREVCEQGYDAERGTFTQSYGSTELDAATLLIPRVGFLPGSDPRVTGTVDAVRQELCDGSLVRRYSTEGRSVDGLPGGEGAFLVCSFWLADALALTGRHDEARALFERLLTLRNDVGLLAEEYDPAARRQLGNFPQAFSHVGLVGTAFGLLGE from the coding sequence GTGCATCCACCTCTAGAGGACTACGCGCTCATCGGCGATCTGCAGACCGCCGCGCTCGTCGGCCGCGACGGCTCCATCGACTGGCTGTGCCTGCCCCGCTTCGATTCGGCCGCCTGCTTCGCCGCCCTCCTCGGCAGCCGCGACAACGGCCACTGGCGGCTGTCCCCCCGGTCCGCCGAGGCCCGGCCGCGGCGCGCCTACCGCGGCGATTCGCTCGTCCTGGACACCGTGTGGGAGACCCCGGACGGCAGCGTCAAGGTCACCGACTTCATGCCGCAGCGCGAACGGATGCCCGACGTCGTACGGATCGTCGAGGGCGTCCGCGGCAGCGTCGAGATGCACGGGGAGCTGCGGCTGCGGTTCGACTACGGGCGGGTGGTGCCCTGGGTGCGGTACGACCAGGGCTCCCGGGTCGCGATCGCCGGGCCCGACTCGGTGTGGCTGCGCACCCCGCAGCAGTGCAGCACCTACGGGAAGGACCTCAGCACCCGCTCGGACTTCACCGTCGCCGCCGGTGAACGCGTCGCGTTCGTGCTGACCTGGCACCCCTCGCACCAGCCCCGGCCATCCCGGATCGACCCGTTCGAGGCGCTCGACTGCACCCTGGACGACTGGCATGCCTGGTCCGCGCGCTGCCGCTACGACGGTCCGTACCGCGACGCCGTGATCCGCTCGCTGATCACCCTCAAGGCGCTCACCTACGCGCCCACCGGTGGCATCGTCGCGGCCCCCACCACCTCGCTGCCCGAGGAGCTCGGGGGCGTCCGCAACTGGGACTACCGCTACTGCTGGCTGCGCGACGCCAGCCTCACCCTGAACACCCTGGTCTCCGCCGGGTATCTGGAGGAGGCCGGCGCCTGGCGGGACTGGCTGCTGCGCGCGGTGGCCGGCGCACCCGACGATCTGCAGATCATGTACGGGCTGGCCGGCGAGCGACGACTGCCGGAGGCCGAGGTTCCCTGGCTGCCCGGCTACGCCGCCTCCACGCCCGTACGCATCGGCAACGCCGCCGTCGAGCAGCGCCAGCTCGATGTCTACGGCTCAGTGCTGAACTGCTTCCACATCGCGCGCACCGCCGGGCTGCCGCCGCAACCGCACGCCTGGAACATCCAGCGCGCGCTGGTGGACTACCTGGAGTCCACCTGGCGCGAACCCGACGAGGGACTGTGGGAGGTCCGCGGGCCGCGCCGGCACTTCGTGCACTCCAAGGTGATGGCCTGGGTCGCCGCGGACCGGGCGATCCGCGCGGTCGAGGCGTATCCCAGGCTCCGCGGGCACGTCGAACGCTGGCGGGCGACGCGCGCCGAGATCCACCGCGAGGTCTGTGAGCAAGGCTACGACGCCGAGCGCGGCACCTTCACCCAGTCCTACGGCTCCACGGAACTGGACGCGGCGACCCTGCTGATCCCCCGCGTGGGCTTTCTGCCGGGCAGCGATCCACGGGTCACCGGGACCGTCGACGCGGTGCGCCAGGAGCTGTGCGACGGCAGTCTGGTACGCCGTTACAGCACCGAGGGCCGGTCGGTCGACGGTCTGCCGGGCGGCGAGGGCGCCTTCCTGGTCTGCTCGTTCTGGCTGGCCGACGCGCTGGCCCTGACCGGGCGCCACGACGAGGCCCGCGCCCTGTTCGAGCGGCTGCTGACGCTGCGCAACGACGTGGGGCTGCTCGCCGAGGAGTACGACCCGGCCGCCCGGCGTCAGCTGGGCAACTTCCCGCAGGCATTCAGCCATGTCGGCCTGGTGGGGACCGCCTTCGGACTGCTGGGCGAGTAA
- a CDS encoding SURF1 family cytochrome oxidase biogenesis protein: MYRFLLSRQWVILTLVGLVLIPVMIELGFWQFHRHEHRVAQNRLIADSLAAEPVPVTDLTSPGRTLPRDDMWRPVTATGTYDTAHEVVVRQRTAADEHSIGYYVVTPLDLDHGGTVLVNRGWIAAGNDLTEFPSVPAAPKGRITVTGRMMADETTANSGIKNTQGLPTRQVMLINSAEQAKRLGRTVLGGYIEQTAPEPAGGKPELVPEPDHDSIGPHMAYAIQWWLFAAAVPVGWVVLVRRERRDRAAASAEGRAPEAAETEAAEAAPAP, from the coding sequence GTGTACCGCTTCCTGTTGTCCCGGCAGTGGGTGATCCTCACCCTCGTGGGCCTCGTCCTGATCCCCGTCATGATCGAGCTGGGATTCTGGCAGTTCCACCGCCATGAGCACAGGGTCGCGCAGAACCGGCTCATCGCGGACAGCCTGGCCGCCGAGCCGGTCCCGGTCACGGATCTGACGTCCCCCGGCCGGACGCTGCCCCGGGACGACATGTGGCGCCCGGTCACCGCCACCGGCACCTACGACACCGCGCACGAGGTCGTGGTCCGCCAGCGGACCGCCGCCGACGAGCACAGCATCGGCTACTACGTCGTGACCCCGCTGGATCTCGACCACGGCGGCACCGTCCTGGTCAACCGCGGCTGGATCGCGGCCGGCAACGACCTCACCGAATTCCCCAGCGTCCCGGCCGCCCCCAAGGGCAGGATCACCGTGACCGGCCGGATGATGGCCGACGAGACCACCGCCAACAGCGGCATCAAGAACACCCAGGGCCTGCCCACCCGCCAGGTCATGCTGATCAACAGCGCCGAGCAGGCGAAGCGGCTGGGCCGGACGGTGCTCGGCGGCTATATCGAGCAGACCGCGCCCGAGCCGGCCGGCGGCAAGCCGGAGCTGGTGCCCGAACCGGACCACGACAGCATCGGCCCGCACATGGCGTACGCGATCCAGTGGTGGCTGTTCGCGGCGGCCGTGCCGGTCGGCTGGGTCGTCCTGGTACGCCGCGAGCGCCGCGACCGGGCGGCGGCGTCCGCCGAGGGACGGGCACCGGAAGCGGCGGAGACCGAAGCGGCCGAAGCGGCGCCGGCCCCGTAG
- a CDS encoding DEDDh family exonuclease — MTMLEDRMAADRSIAPKIGQQPGPQTPPAPWPSDYPQGYAVVDVETTGLARDDRIVSAAVYQLDAQGTVQDHWYTLVNPQRDPGPVWIHGLTSGVLADAPLFPEIVPELSKRLEDRVLVAHNAMFDWSMIAREYARASAVAPVRQRLCTIALSKELRLPLPNDKLASLAAHYGVVQQHAHHALDDARVLAEAFRPSLRRAARERLRLPLLSCQPLTEWSDTPSPRRHSSATSYRPTSWRPSRKRPACPYPNPGRYEAGGRLVQGMRVAFSGDTSVDRELLEDRAIEAGLHVATSLSRLTSLLVTNDPDAQTSKAAKARAFGTVVIDEAAFMQLLQDVRPAAPAQPPASG; from the coding sequence GTGACTATGCTCGAAGACCGCATGGCAGCAGACCGCTCGATCGCGCCGAAGATCGGGCAGCAGCCGGGGCCGCAGACGCCGCCGGCTCCCTGGCCGTCCGACTATCCCCAGGGATACGCCGTCGTCGACGTGGAGACCACGGGCCTGGCCCGCGACGACCGCATCGTCTCCGCCGCCGTGTATCAACTCGACGCACAGGGCACGGTCCAGGACCACTGGTACACCCTGGTCAACCCGCAGCGGGATCCGGGCCCCGTCTGGATCCACGGTCTCACCAGCGGGGTGCTCGCCGACGCCCCGCTCTTTCCGGAGATCGTCCCGGAGCTGTCCAAGCGCCTGGAGGACCGGGTGCTGGTCGCGCACAACGCGATGTTCGACTGGTCGATGATCGCCCGTGAGTACGCCCGCGCCTCGGCGGTCGCCCCGGTCCGCCAGCGGCTGTGCACCATCGCGCTCTCCAAGGAGCTGCGGCTGCCGCTGCCCAACGACAAGCTGGCGTCCCTCGCCGCCCATTACGGCGTCGTGCAGCAGCACGCCCACCACGCGCTGGACGACGCCCGGGTGCTCGCCGAGGCGTTCCGTCCCAGCCTGCGGCGGGCCGCCCGGGAGCGGCTGCGGCTGCCGCTGCTGAGCTGCCAGCCGTTGACGGAGTGGTCGGACACCCCGTCACCCAGGCGGCACTCCTCCGCGACGTCCTACCGCCCCACCTCCTGGCGCCCGTCCCGCAAACGCCCGGCGTGCCCGTATCCCAACCCGGGGCGCTATGAGGCGGGCGGCCGGCTCGTCCAGGGGATGCGGGTCGCCTTCTCCGGCGATACGTCCGTGGACCGCGAGCTGCTGGAGGACCGTGCGATCGAGGCCGGGCTCCATGTCGCGACGAGCCTGTCCCGGCTGACCAGCCTGCTGGTGACCAACGACCCCGACGCGCAGACCTCCAAGGCCGCCAAGGCCCGCGCGTTCGGCACGGTCGTGATCGACGAGGCGGCCTTCATGCAACTGCTGCAGGACGTACGGCCGGCCGCCCCAGCCCAGCCGCCTGCGTCCGGGTGA
- a CDS encoding sterol desaturase family protein, translating to MPHLPDVVLWSVPAFVLLTVVEMVSYRLHPDEDAAGYAAKDAAASVGMGLGSLVFDALWKIPIVAIYAAFYELTPLRVPVLWWTLLLMLLAQDFFYYWSHRGHHVIRILWACHVVHHSSRKFNLTTALRQPWTTWTVWPFYVPMIALGVHPAAVAFCSGANLVYQFWVHTERVGTLPRPFEFVLNTPSHHRVHHASQGGYLDRNFGGILIIWDRMFGSFVPETERPVYGLTKNIETYNPLRVATHEYVAIARDIRAASSWRERVGRVFRGPGWQPAINPLEAEGLSGSAPTGPAGRRGKERAAVGERTA from the coding sequence ATGCCGCACCTGCCCGATGTCGTGTTGTGGTCCGTACCGGCCTTTGTCCTGCTCACCGTGGTGGAGATGGTGAGCTACCGGCTGCATCCCGACGAGGACGCGGCGGGCTACGCAGCCAAGGACGCGGCCGCCAGCGTCGGCATGGGACTGGGCAGCCTGGTGTTCGACGCGCTGTGGAAGATACCGATCGTGGCGATCTACGCCGCGTTCTACGAGCTCACCCCGCTGCGCGTCCCCGTGCTGTGGTGGACCCTGCTGCTGATGCTGCTCGCGCAGGACTTCTTCTACTACTGGTCGCACCGCGGGCACCACGTCATCCGCATCCTGTGGGCCTGCCATGTGGTGCACCACTCCAGCCGGAAGTTCAACCTCACCACCGCGCTCCGGCAGCCGTGGACGACCTGGACCGTCTGGCCGTTCTACGTCCCGATGATCGCGCTCGGCGTGCACCCGGCGGCCGTCGCGTTCTGCTCCGGGGCCAACCTCGTCTACCAGTTCTGGGTGCACACGGAGCGGGTGGGCACACTGCCCCGGCCCTTCGAGTTCGTGCTCAACACGCCCTCGCACCACCGCGTCCACCATGCCTCGCAGGGCGGCTACCTGGACCGTAACTTCGGCGGCATCCTGATCATCTGGGACAGGATGTTCGGCTCGTTCGTCCCCGAGACCGAGCGACCGGTCTACGGCCTCACCAAGAACATCGAGACATACAACCCGCTGCGGGTCGCCACCCATGAGTACGTCGCCATCGCGCGCGACATACGGGCCGCGAGCAGCTGGCGCGAGCGCGTCGGGCGGGTGTTCCGCGGGCCGGGCTGGCAGCCGGCGATCAACCCCCTTGAGGCGGAGGGCCTTTCGGGGAGCGCGCCCACCGGTCCGGCCGGACGGCGGGGCAAGGAGCGCGCCGCCGTCGGGGAGCGCACCGCGTGA